GTGATGATAACTATATCTATACAGATTCAGATACAATATCTCATATCTATGTATCTTGGTTGGATGTGGTAGCAGAAGATGGTTCGACAAAAGGTCAATATTTAATAAATGTTACCCAATAACAAATTAAGAACGTCAACCTTGGCGTTCTTTTTTATTCGCTACGTAAATGGAACATAATGCGTCGTAAGCAAAATTAAATAATCATTTCTAGGGGCATCTACATGGATGCTCTTTTTGTTTTGTAAAAATTAAAATTAGGAAAGTGGTCACCATGGTGATTACGTTAGAAAATATTGAAATAGTAAGGTTTTATTTGTTCGGCAGCTTTAAGTTTTTGGATTTTTTATTAATCCTTATCGATGTTATTACAGGCATTGCAAAAGCAATCAAAAACAAGAGGTTATTTAGCAAAACGGCATTCATCGGATATCTAAAAAAAATAACTATTTTTGGTGTGATTATCACCTCTAACTTAATGGATCAAATGTTAAATCTAAATGGGATGCTAGCTAATGCTACGCTCTTTTTTATGTGTTTTATGAAATCACATCCTTATTGGAAAACAGCGCTGAACTTAGATTACCTGTACCAAAAATTATTCAAGATAAATTGAAGGTAATTGAACAAGAGACTGGAGGGAAAGAATAATGGTCGCATTAAATTACGAACAAAAACATATTAAAATCCATCCGACAACACGCACTAGAACAAGTTGTTGAGAGTTGCTGCAGAAGTGCTTCATTACACTTCAAACAATGGCGGCACCGCGGATAATCATTTCTACTTAATTTAATAGCACATTCCCAAACGATAACGATAAGTTGCCAAAAGATGAAAAACGTTATACGAGCGCACACCTATTTGTGGATAGGACCAAAGCTTTAGACTTAATCCCATTGGACGAAGTAGCCTTCCACGCGAACGAAAGAAAAGAAGGTCCATTAATTCCATCTTTAAGAGCAACATCCTCTTATTATCCTGGAGGTAATGCAAATTTAATCTCCATCGGAATAGAGATGTGCGTGGAGAAAGATGGAACTATTCATCCGGACACGATTGCAAGAACAGTTTTGGTTGTACAAATGTTACAACATAAATTCGGATAGAAACCGCTTTATAGGCACTATGATGTAACAGGAAAAAACTGTCCAGCACTGTTTGTTGCGAACAATTCACTGTGGGATAAATTCAAACAAGATGTAGATAAAAAGGAGGAAACGATGGTCGAGCAAGAAAAAATAGTATTAACACTAGGGCAACAGAAAGAAAAAGACAAGTTAGTTAAACACGGAATGATAGCTGCTAATTACGAAATCAAA
The nucleotide sequence above comes from Psychrobacillus glaciei. Encoded proteins:
- a CDS encoding N-acetylmuramoyl-L-alanine amidase: MPKDEKRYTSAHLFVDRTKALDLIPLDEVAFHANERKEGPLIPSLRATSSYYPGGNANLISIGIEMCVEKDGTIHPDTIARTVLVVQMLQHKFG